Proteins encoded within one genomic window of Synergistaceae bacterium DZ-S4:
- a CDS encoding MOSC domain-containing protein has product MIKHDVGEGLLLEEIGIEGDAHAGFMHRQVSLISIEDIRTMMEKLPDLVPGSFAENLTTEGFDLSQLKTGDRLRVGETVLEVSQIGKECHTKCEVFKKTGDCIMPQKGIFTRVIKGGRVKTGDTVRFDD; this is encoded by the coding sequence ATGATCAAGCATGACGTCGGAGAGGGCCTCCTCCTTGAGGAGATCGGCATCGAGGGAGACGCCCACGCAGGCTTCATGCACCGCCAGGTCAGCCTGATCTCGATCGAGGACATAAGGACCATGATGGAAAAACTTCCGGACCTTGTCCCGGGAAGCTTCGCCGAGAACCTGACTACAGAGGGGTTCGACCTCTCTCAATTGAAGACAGGCGACAGACTCAGGGTCGGTGAGACGGTGCTTGAGGTCTCGCAGATAGGCAAGGAATGCCATACAAAGTGCGAGGTCTTCAAAAAGACCGGTGACTGCATAATGCCGCAGAAGGGCATATTCACCAGGGTCATCAAGGGCGGCAGAGTAAAGACAGGAGATACTGTACGGTTCGACGATTAG
- the nifS gene encoding cysteine desulfurase NifS, with amino-acid sequence MTPRKVYLDNSATTQVDRKVLEAMLPYFSEEYGNPNSLHAWGREARKGVDNARSQVAQLIGAEPKEVIFTGGGSEADNLAIKGAAWALKDKGKHIITSSIEHHALLDTVKWLGKNGYDYTVLPVDETGMADPKELEAAIRPDTILTSIMYANNEIGTIEPVAELGEVCRRHGVLFHTDGVQATGHIKIDVKELPIDMMTMAAHKMYGPKGVGALYVRKGIKLIPVIHGGGQEFGVRSGTENTPGLIGFGMAAELAANRLASGEIDNEIRLRDRLIGGLTERIPEITLTGHRTKRLPYHASICVKYVEGEGMLLLMDAAGIGVSSGSACTSGSLEPSYVLLALGLDHPTAHGSVRMTLSKDTNDEDIDYVLEKFPPIVEKLRSLSPFYKKNQ; translated from the coding sequence ATGACACCGCGTAAAGTATATCTGGACAACTCAGCAACGACACAGGTCGACAGGAAGGTTCTCGAGGCCATGCTCCCCTACTTTTCGGAAGAGTACGGCAACCCCAACAGCCTCCATGCCTGGGGAAGAGAGGCAAGAAAGGGAGTGGACAATGCCAGGTCGCAGGTGGCACAGCTCATTGGAGCGGAACCGAAGGAAGTCATATTCACCGGAGGCGGAAGCGAAGCTGACAACCTGGCCATCAAAGGCGCGGCATGGGCACTTAAGGATAAAGGCAAACACATCATCACAAGTTCGATCGAGCACCATGCTCTTCTGGACACAGTGAAATGGCTTGGCAAGAACGGATATGACTACACGGTCCTCCCCGTCGACGAGACTGGAATGGCGGACCCAAAGGAACTTGAGGCCGCGATAAGGCCGGATACGATACTTACGTCGATAATGTACGCCAACAACGAAATAGGAACAATAGAGCCCGTGGCCGAGCTCGGAGAGGTCTGCCGCAGACACGGTGTCCTCTTCCATACGGACGGCGTCCAGGCGACGGGACATATCAAGATAGATGTGAAGGAACTCCCGATCGACATGATGACGATGGCTGCCCACAAGATGTACGGCCCCAAGGGAGTCGGCGCGCTTTACGTCAGAAAGGGCATCAAGCTGATCCCGGTCATACACGGAGGCGGCCAGGAGTTCGGGGTCCGCTCCGGGACGGAAAACACACCGGGACTGATCGGTTTCGGAATGGCTGCGGAGCTGGCGGCAAACCGTCTTGCAAGCGGTGAGATAGACAACGAGATACGCCTGCGCGACAGGTTGATCGGCGGGCTTACCGAGAGGATCCCTGAGATCACGCTTACCGGGCACAGGACAAAGAGGCTTCCGTACCATGCCAGCATCTGCGTCAAGTATGTCGAGGGCGAAGGGATGCTCCTGCTGATGGACGCAGCCGGAATCGGAGTTTCAAGCGGTTCAGCCTGCACATCGGGAAGCCTCGAGCCAAGCTACGTCCTACTGGCGCTTGGACTCGACCACCCGACCGCGCACGGTTCCGTTAGGATGACCCTGAGCAAGGACACGAATGACGAGGACATCGACTACGTACTTGAGAAATTCCCGCCAATCGTGGAGAAGCTGCGCTCTCTGTCGCCTTTCTACAAGAAAAACCAATAA
- the glgC gene encoding glucose-1-phosphate adenylyltransferase, whose amino-acid sequence MIHGKYGRVLGMVLAGGKGERLMPLTKYRAKPAVPFAAKYRIIDFALSNMVNSGLFSIYCLIQFKSQSLHEHIGKGWQFGSALRGRDFFVNVVPAQMWDGERWYEGTADAIFQNLHLVTLFNADRICIFAADHVYKMDVEQMLQYHVDNKADVTVAAYVVPSSEANQFGCIATDENGRIIDFVEKPSVPPEIPGRPGFSFVSMGNYIFEREMLEESVLSDNEKKDSSHDFGRDIIPSLYKSHKVMAYDFSTNVLPGGDRPYWKDVGSIKAYWEAQMDLLKHPSELSLYNQQWPIRTVSYSDPPGFTYPAADHSCSVDGCLRAEASRVLGAYVRKSVLSRNCVIKPGAVVEESIIGQNVEIGENCRLRRVIVDAHNIIPPGTSIGFDPVEDAQKYHLDPASGIVVLGMPKIQLRKKLIIPGSYEQLFRSPDETGF is encoded by the coding sequence ATGATCCATGGCAAGTACGGCCGGGTCCTCGGCATGGTACTGGCGGGAGGCAAGGGCGAACGGCTGATGCCGCTTACAAAATACCGGGCTAAACCTGCAGTCCCTTTCGCCGCAAAGTACAGGATCATAGATTTTGCGCTTTCCAACATGGTCAACAGCGGCCTTTTTTCTATCTACTGTCTTATACAGTTCAAAAGTCAGTCACTGCATGAACATATAGGCAAAGGGTGGCAGTTCGGCAGCGCCCTCCGCGGACGGGACTTTTTCGTGAACGTAGTACCGGCCCAGATGTGGGACGGGGAACGCTGGTACGAGGGCACCGCAGATGCGATCTTCCAGAACCTTCACCTAGTGACCCTCTTCAACGCTGACAGGATCTGCATATTTGCTGCCGACCACGTCTATAAGATGGATGTCGAGCAGATGCTCCAGTACCATGTGGACAACAAGGCCGACGTCACTGTCGCCGCTTATGTCGTCCCCTCTTCCGAGGCAAACCAGTTCGGATGCATAGCGACTGACGAGAACGGCCGGATCATCGATTTCGTGGAAAAACCCTCTGTGCCGCCGGAGATACCCGGAAGGCCCGGCTTCAGCTTCGTTTCTATGGGAAACTACATTTTCGAGAGGGAGATGCTCGAGGAATCGGTGCTTTCCGACAACGAAAAGAAGGACAGCTCCCACGACTTCGGAAGGGATATAATCCCCTCACTTTACAAGTCACATAAGGTAATGGCCTACGATTTTTCCACCAACGTGCTTCCGGGCGGCGACAGGCCTTACTGGAAGGACGTCGGAAGCATCAAGGCTTACTGGGAGGCCCAGATGGACCTTCTCAAACATCCCTCGGAGCTGAGCCTCTACAACCAGCAGTGGCCTATTAGGACTGTATCATATTCTGATCCCCCTGGATTTACATACCCCGCCGCTGACCACTCATGCTCGGTCGACGGCTGTCTGAGGGCTGAGGCAAGCCGCGTACTCGGCGCTTACGTAAGAAAGAGCGTGCTCTCCCGCAACTGCGTCATAAAACCGGGAGCAGTAGTCGAAGAGTCCATAATAGGACAGAATGTCGAGATCGGGGAAAACTGCAGGCTGCGCAGAGTCATAGTTGATGCACACAACATTATTCCGCCTGGGACATCCATAGGCTTCGACCCTGTCGAAGATGCACAGAAATATCACCTTGACCCGGCATCCGGAATAGTGGTTCTGGGCATGCCCAAGATACAGCTGAGGAAAAAACTGATCATCCCCGGAAGCTATGAACAGCTCTTTCGTTCTCCCGATGAGACAGGTTTCTGA
- a CDS encoding Lrp/AsnC family transcriptional regulator, producing the protein MESEIRKKILGIIEKDARLNAGEIAAMLGLDAEETASEIRAMEKEGIICGYHAFINWDKTDDDKISALIELKVTPQRGMGFDKIAEKIYQYPEVESLYLMSGGYDFTVILKRTTMKEIAAFVSSKLAVIDEVQSTATHIVLVRYKDHGTPFIEPRKDMRMVVTP; encoded by the coding sequence ATGGAAAGTGAGATCAGGAAAAAGATACTTGGGATAATCGAGAAGGATGCCAGGCTGAATGCCGGCGAAATAGCAGCCATGCTCGGCCTGGATGCGGAAGAAACAGCTTCGGAGATCAGGGCCATGGAGAAGGAGGGCATAATCTGCGGATACCATGCCTTCATCAACTGGGACAAGACCGATGACGACAAAATATCTGCCCTTATAGAACTGAAGGTGACTCCCCAAAGGGGCATGGGCTTTGACAAGATAGCGGAGAAGATCTACCAGTACCCTGAGGTGGAATCCCTCTACCTCATGTCAGGCGGATATGACTTTACCGTGATACTGAAGAGGACGACCATGAAGGAGATCGCGGCTTTCGTATCATCGAAGCTCGCGGTGATAGATGAGGTACAGAGCACCGCCACCCACATAGTGCTCGTGAGATATAAGGACCATGGGACACCCTTCATTGAACCCCGCAAAGACATGAGGATGGTAGTCACCCCATGA
- a CDS encoding Rrf2 family transcriptional regulator has protein sequence MVRIMAISQKCQYALRAIYELALHQDEGPCKIGAIAEAQSIPVRFLENILNSLKGAGLVDSARGKDGGYYLLKHAGEITVGEVIRFVQGPLGPVECTTRVDDDCDFYNDCVFRPLWDKARAALESVYDGTTFQDLIDQSANVCRVPQCSCNRKKDKI, from the coding sequence ATGGTGAGGATTATGGCGATATCACAAAAATGTCAGTACGCCCTTAGGGCGATTTATGAGCTGGCGCTCCATCAGGACGAAGGCCCGTGCAAGATCGGGGCCATTGCGGAAGCGCAGTCGATACCGGTGCGGTTCCTTGAAAATATCCTTAACAGCCTTAAGGGAGCCGGGCTCGTCGATTCCGCAAGGGGAAAAGACGGCGGGTATTATCTTCTGAAACACGCGGGTGAGATAACCGTCGGTGAGGTGATCAGATTCGTCCAGGGACCGCTGGGACCGGTCGAATGCACCACCAGGGTGGACGATGACTGCGACTTTTACAACGACTGCGTCTTCAGGCCCCTCTGGGACAAAGCCAGAGCGGCGCTTGAAAGCGTCTATGACGGGACCACGTTCCAGGATCTCATCGACCAGTCAGCTAATGTTTGCAGAGTGCCTCAGTGCAGCTGCAATAGAAAAAAAGATAAAATCTAA
- a CDS encoding glycogen synthase: MIAYKNFTLKVLHIAPECSPLAKKGGLGDVVGTLPKALKKQSIDARVLIPAWPGVLEKAEEIGRLKREPIGEISVALNWRAYTASVLEAEVNGLHIYLLDQPELFSDPCIYPEKLDAVTVLPFIFLSFAPFELLRLTGWKPQFLHAHDWTTAPVSAALKWHRYYSYFNGDYDTVFTIHNLAFQGIISPSVLEGWGFSPRAFSNLDTDSLEYFGQVNMMKGAITTTEAFTTVSPNYSWDIQTPNGGLGLDGVIVAHKNKLRGIINGIDYDVWNPKTDSLLPANYSIGDMGGKEECRRALLKECGWKEDRRPILIFVGRLTEQKGIDIMLDAVRPFLAKKARFVIVGSGNDLYTRKVFEFRKEYPHSVHEILEFNEAKAHLAYAGGDMLLMPSLFEPCGLSQLIAFAYGTIPVARATGGLADTVIDADGSPDGTGFLFKDFSHEELQKAIDRALAAKDDGTRWDGIIRNAMGSDFSWDNSAKAYAELYRDILTSD; encoded by the coding sequence ATGATCGCCTATAAAAATTTTACGCTCAAGGTGCTTCATATAGCTCCCGAGTGTTCTCCGCTTGCGAAAAAGGGCGGACTCGGAGATGTTGTCGGCACTCTTCCAAAGGCGCTGAAAAAGCAGAGCATAGACGCCAGGGTGCTCATTCCTGCATGGCCGGGAGTACTTGAGAAGGCAGAGGAAATTGGCAGGCTGAAAAGGGAACCGATAGGCGAGATAAGCGTTGCGCTGAACTGGCGGGCCTACACCGCATCTGTCCTCGAAGCGGAGGTGAACGGGCTTCACATATATCTGCTGGACCAGCCGGAACTTTTTTCCGACCCCTGCATATACCCTGAGAAGCTGGATGCCGTGACCGTGCTGCCCTTCATCTTCCTCTCCTTCGCCCCTTTTGAACTGCTGAGGCTCACCGGATGGAAACCGCAGTTCCTCCATGCGCATGACTGGACCACAGCTCCGGTATCCGCAGCTCTGAAGTGGCACAGGTACTACTCTTACTTCAACGGCGACTACGACACGGTCTTTACGATCCACAACCTGGCATTCCAGGGAATAATATCCCCCTCTGTGCTTGAGGGCTGGGGATTCAGCCCCAGAGCGTTCTCAAACCTGGACACGGACAGCTTGGAGTATTTCGGACAGGTGAACATGATGAAGGGCGCAATTACGACAACTGAGGCCTTCACAACCGTAAGCCCCAACTACTCATGGGACATCCAGACGCCCAACGGCGGTCTGGGGCTTGACGGAGTGATAGTCGCCCACAAAAACAAACTTCGCGGGATAATCAACGGGATAGACTACGACGTCTGGAACCCGAAAACTGACTCCCTCCTGCCCGCCAATTACAGTATCGGGGATATGGGCGGTAAAGAAGAATGCCGAAGGGCGCTGCTGAAGGAGTGCGGGTGGAAAGAGGACAGGAGGCCGATCCTGATCTTTGTCGGGAGGCTGACCGAGCAGAAAGGGATAGACATAATGCTGGACGCGGTGAGACCCTTTCTGGCAAAGAAGGCGAGGTTCGTGATAGTCGGCTCGGGAAACGACCTGTACACCAGAAAAGTCTTTGAATTCAGGAAGGAGTATCCCCACTCTGTGCATGAGATCCTGGAGTTCAACGAGGCCAAGGCACATCTCGCATACGCAGGCGGAGACATGCTTCTGATGCCCTCGCTCTTCGAACCTTGCGGACTTTCACAGCTGATAGCCTTCGCCTACGGAACAATCCCTGTTGCAAGGGCAACAGGCGGACTTGCAGATACCGTTATCGACGCAGACGGATCGCCGGACGGTACGGGATTCCTTTTCAAGGACTTTTCCCACGAAGAGCTTCAAAAGGCGATCGACCGGGCTTTGGCGGCCAAAGACGACGGCACGAGATGGGACGGCATAATCAGAAACGCCATGGGCTCCGATTTTTCATGGGACAATTCTGCAAAGGCCTACGCGGAGCTCTACAGGGACATCCTTACGTCAGACTGA
- a CDS encoding heavy metal translocating P-type ATPase encodes MSFTEDENRHERESGHNEGECSCCSCSANENIFCECEEDENEERAAFSRELNFLSAAGIIFFLLLITEEFYLDSVNKVLLSSAFIALYMVCGLPVLRSALRAISKLDIFNEFTLMGAATLSAVAIGEMSEAVGVMLFYRLGEAFQERASSGSRRSIKALLASKPLSARVLKDGEAIEVDPKEIVRGDIIQVMPGEMIPIDGIIRSGASDIDSSSMTGESVPVHAVQGDPVHGGTLALDGLLTIEAAGPFEDSTIARMLEMVQNAAARKSPTERFITRFAKWYTPAVFAIASMVAFIPPLTGHGELREWFYRGLVLLVISCPCALVISIPLGYFGGIGSASKRGILVKGANVFDALAKVTTAIFDKTGTLTYGRFKVTKVVPSEGTAREELLKAAASAESGSTHPLAAAVREAAGESEIAPEAVLTQASGKGMILTLGGSVTAAGNAALMEDFGIKAEEVSTPGTVIHVMKDGSYMGYIVLQDSLRKESGRAVRELREQGIREVYMLTGDRDSVAGLISDELGLNGYRSELMPDEKVEALKEICKGETEKTLYVGDGINDGPVLVTSETGIAMGGFGSQVAVEVADAVILDDSPLKVVELLRIARKTRAIVWQNVFMALGVKGIFLIGGAAGIAGLWEAVFADVGVALLAILNATRASRA; translated from the coding sequence ATGAGCTTCACTGAAGACGAAAACCGGCACGAGAGGGAGAGCGGACACAATGAAGGTGAATGCTCCTGCTGCTCATGTTCAGCGAATGAAAATATATTCTGCGAATGCGAAGAGGATGAAAACGAGGAAAGGGCGGCCTTTTCAAGGGAGTTAAATTTTCTCTCCGCGGCAGGCATAATATTCTTCCTGCTGCTGATCACAGAAGAATTCTACTTGGATTCTGTCAACAAAGTCCTGCTGAGTTCAGCTTTCATAGCTCTGTACATGGTCTGCGGCCTGCCCGTACTCAGATCGGCGCTGCGTGCGATATCAAAGTTGGATATCTTCAATGAGTTTACCCTCATGGGAGCGGCCACCCTCTCCGCTGTCGCTATAGGGGAGATGTCGGAAGCTGTCGGCGTCATGCTCTTTTACAGGCTGGGAGAGGCTTTTCAGGAGAGGGCCTCCTCCGGATCCAGGCGCTCGATAAAAGCCCTTCTGGCTTCAAAGCCCCTCTCAGCAAGAGTTCTGAAGGATGGTGAGGCGATAGAGGTCGATCCAAAAGAGATAGTAAGAGGCGACATCATACAGGTAATGCCCGGGGAGATGATCCCCATCGACGGCATCATAAGGTCAGGAGCTTCTGACATCGACTCATCTTCGATGACAGGGGAGTCGGTCCCGGTTCATGCGGTCCAGGGAGATCCGGTACACGGAGGCACCCTTGCCCTTGACGGACTTCTGACCATCGAGGCAGCAGGTCCCTTTGAGGATTCGACCATAGCGAGGATGCTTGAGATGGTACAAAACGCGGCAGCCAGGAAATCTCCGACCGAAAGATTTATCACCAGATTCGCAAAATGGTATACGCCCGCAGTCTTCGCCATCGCCTCCATGGTTGCCTTCATCCCCCCGCTTACCGGCCACGGGGAACTGAGGGAATGGTTTTACAGGGGGCTTGTTCTGCTTGTCATATCCTGCCCCTGCGCTCTTGTGATCTCGATACCTCTTGGATATTTCGGAGGCATCGGAAGCGCTTCAAAGAGGGGGATCCTGGTAAAGGGAGCAAATGTATTCGACGCACTTGCAAAGGTGACTACGGCAATTTTTGACAAGACCGGGACACTGACATACGGCCGTTTCAAGGTAACGAAAGTCGTCCCGTCAGAGGGTACGGCGAGGGAAGAGCTCCTTAAGGCCGCTGCCTCCGCCGAGTCAGGCTCTACCCATCCTCTGGCTGCGGCTGTAAGGGAGGCCGCAGGAGAGAGTGAGATCGCCCCTGAAGCCGTTCTTACCCAAGCTTCGGGCAAGGGAATGATCCTTACCCTTGGGGGTTCGGTAACGGCAGCTGGAAACGCAGCCCTTATGGAGGATTTCGGGATAAAGGCAGAGGAAGTCTCCACACCGGGGACTGTGATCCACGTAATGAAAGACGGCAGCTACATGGGCTACATAGTCCTTCAGGACAGCCTCAGAAAGGAATCCGGGAGGGCTGTGAGGGAACTTCGGGAACAGGGAATCAGAGAGGTCTACATGCTTACGGGGGATCGTGACAGTGTAGCCGGCCTTATTTCGGACGAGCTTGGGCTCAACGGTTACCGTTCGGAACTGATGCCTGATGAAAAGGTCGAGGCACTGAAGGAGATATGCAAAGGAGAGACCGAAAAGACCCTCTATGTGGGCGACGGCATAAACGACGGCCCTGTGCTCGTGACCTCGGAAACGGGCATAGCCATGGGCGGGTTCGGCTCGCAGGTAGCGGTGGAAGTCGCCGATGCTGTCATCCTTGACGACTCCCCGCTTAAGGTCGTTGAGCTTCTCCGTATAGCGAGAAAGACAAGGGCTATCGTCTGGCAGAATGTCTTCATGGCTCTGGGGGTGAAAGGGATATTCCTCATAGGAGGCGCGGCAGGCATCGCCGGCCTGTGGGAGGCCGTATTCGCCGATGTCGGCGTCGCCCTTCTCGCGATCCTGAATGCGACAAGGGCATCAAGAGCCTAG
- a CDS encoding TOBE domain-containing protein, whose product MLTSSRNQFKGTVKSIKKGAVNDEIVIQLPGGTKLTSIITETSTTALGLKEGTAVIALVKASWVILAADLEGIRLSARNQLCGKVKEVKAGSVNSEVVVTLDGGEELVAIVTCESEKRLGLVPGKKVTALIKAPHIIVGVAE is encoded by the coding sequence ATGCTTACAAGTTCACGCAATCAGTTTAAAGGTACGGTAAAATCGATAAAAAAGGGTGCAGTCAACGACGAAATAGTCATCCAACTTCCCGGAGGGACCAAGCTTACCTCGATAATCACCGAGACAAGCACAACTGCGTTGGGGCTAAAAGAGGGAACAGCGGTAATAGCTCTTGTTAAGGCCTCCTGGGTGATCCTGGCAGCGGATCTTGAGGGCATCAGGCTCTCAGCCCGCAACCAGCTCTGCGGCAAGGTAAAGGAAGTCAAGGCCGGATCAGTAAACAGCGAGGTCGTTGTCACGCTTGACGGCGGTGAGGAGCTTGTCGCGATCGTTACATGCGAAAGTGAGAAGAGGCTCGGGCTCGTCCCCGGCAAAAAGGTCACCGCGCTGATAAAGGCACCGCATATCATAGTGGGAGTCGCTGAATAA
- the glsA gene encoding glutaminase A, whose protein sequence is MNSSFVLPMRQVSEDLPEPIKQGAEGDIQDALEKALSEGRRCTKTGKVATYIPELSKADPEHIGACVKTVTGGTYSTGDWQEPFTMQSISKTISLTLALQTVGYDKVFSKVGLEPTGDSFNSIVKLETRTPHPLNPMINAGAIATASCIPGDDPFELYLELTRKVCLNENLSLNQEVYLSEKRAGMRNRSMAYWMKSENIIEGDPEEALDLYFRMCSVNVTAEDLANWGMVLANDGVDPISCTRLAESWAVRIVKTFMVTCGMYDGSGEFAIKVGIPSKSGVGGGILSVVEGRMGIGVFNPSLDRKGNSVGGMRLLEDLSKSLRLHYFAGKQ, encoded by the coding sequence ATGAACAGCTCTTTCGTTCTCCCGATGAGACAGGTTTCTGAAGATCTCCCTGAGCCCATAAAGCAAGGGGCGGAGGGGGACATACAGGATGCCCTGGAAAAGGCGCTGAGTGAAGGAAGGCGTTGTACAAAGACCGGAAAGGTCGCGACATACATCCCCGAACTCTCCAAGGCGGACCCGGAGCACATCGGGGCCTGTGTTAAGACCGTGACCGGCGGGACATATTCCACTGGTGACTGGCAGGAACCCTTTACGATGCAGAGCATATCGAAGACCATATCTTTGACTCTGGCGCTCCAGACAGTGGGTTATGACAAGGTCTTCAGCAAGGTGGGGCTCGAACCTACCGGAGATTCCTTCAACTCGATAGTCAAGCTTGAGACAAGGACTCCCCACCCGCTCAACCCGATGATAAACGCCGGAGCAATAGCCACTGCAAGCTGCATTCCGGGAGATGATCCGTTTGAACTCTATCTGGAGCTTACAAGGAAGGTTTGCCTGAACGAAAACCTTTCGCTCAACCAGGAAGTTTACCTATCTGAAAAGCGCGCCGGTATGAGGAACCGCTCCATGGCATACTGGATGAAGAGCGAAAACATAATCGAAGGGGACCCTGAAGAGGCGCTCGACCTTTACTTTCGTATGTGCTCAGTCAACGTCACTGCAGAAGACCTAGCCAACTGGGGAATGGTTCTGGCAAACGACGGGGTGGATCCGATAAGCTGCACAAGGCTCGCTGAAAGCTGGGCTGTAAGGATAGTCAAGACTTTCATGGTTACGTGCGGAATGTACGACGGCTCCGGAGAGTTCGCGATCAAAGTGGGCATACCCTCAAAGAGCGGCGTAGGCGGGGGGATCCTCTCAGTTGTTGAAGGCAGGATGGGGATCGGGGTCTTCAACCCCTCCCTAGACCGGAAAGGAAACAGCGTAGGAGGAATGCGCCTTCTGGAGGACCTTTCGAAAAGCCTGCGGCTACACTACTTCGCAGGCAAGCAGTAG
- a CDS encoding FAD-dependent oxidoreductase, with the protein MKVLIIGGVAGGATAAARLRRLDEKAEILMFDKGPYVSYAACGLPYFLGGKLVDDEKRLIVRTPEEFRKKNNIDVRINSRVTSINREDKKVEVEDITTGIKYIESYDKLIISTGSFPFRPNIPGIDAEGVFTLWSIPDAVRIKEYIREKRVRKAAIVGGGAIGLEVAENLAESGVEVTIVELSDHLIAPIDADMALPVLKYVMEKGIKVILNDGVTAIEKGDSGLTLRLKESGVVTDMVLMSVGARPQSELAKDAGLALNERGFIKTDEYMRTSDHDIYAVGDVTEVRNFITGKPASIALAGPANKQGRIAADNIAGIKSRYGGIQGTGILKIFDMTVAFTGLSEREAERQGLRYDKVLTYHHPHAGYYPGGREMAMKVVFEVPTGKILGVQIVGYTGVDKRCDVLAASIRMGATAHDLTELELAYSPPFGTPRDPVNMTGFVIENILEGKVEKAEWSSVEGMPEEGALFIDVRSGDDISVSTIRIEGFERIPLEELRSRLSGLDREKPVFVHCRNGKEGYFASCIMKQEGFDVSNLDGGCLFRDCSLCGCGTEAE; encoded by the coding sequence ATGAAGGTGCTCATAATCGGCGGAGTGGCTGGGGGAGCGACTGCAGCGGCCAGGCTCAGAAGGTTGGATGAAAAGGCTGAGATCCTAATGTTCGATAAGGGGCCTTACGTCTCTTATGCCGCCTGCGGCCTGCCCTACTTTCTGGGCGGGAAGCTCGTAGATGACGAGAAGAGATTGATAGTCAGAACCCCGGAAGAGTTCAGGAAGAAGAACAATATCGATGTCCGAATCAACAGCAGGGTGACTTCTATAAACAGGGAGGACAAAAAAGTAGAAGTCGAGGATATCACGACAGGAATAAAATATATCGAAAGCTACGACAAACTTATCATATCCACCGGTTCCTTTCCGTTCAGGCCGAACATCCCGGGGATCGATGCCGAAGGGGTATTTACCCTCTGGAGCATACCCGATGCCGTCAGGATCAAGGAATACATCAGGGAGAAGCGTGTCAGAAAAGCAGCTATAGTTGGGGGAGGGGCGATCGGGCTCGAAGTGGCCGAAAACCTCGCGGAGTCCGGTGTCGAAGTGACTATAGTCGAGCTGAGCGACCACCTTATCGCGCCTATCGATGCCGACATGGCCCTCCCGGTCCTCAAATATGTCATGGAAAAGGGTATAAAGGTCATACTGAACGACGGAGTCACAGCCATAGAGAAGGGAGACTCCGGCCTTACGCTGAGGCTTAAGGAGAGCGGGGTCGTGACGGACATGGTCCTAATGTCCGTTGGGGCGAGGCCCCAGAGCGAGCTTGCGAAAGATGCCGGGCTCGCTCTCAACGAGAGAGGTTTTATAAAGACCGATGAATATATGAGGACCTCGGACCACGATATTTATGCGGTGGGCGACGTCACTGAGGTAAGGAACTTCATCACGGGAAAGCCCGCTTCCATAGCCCTTGCCGGACCCGCCAACAAGCAGGGGAGGATCGCGGCCGACAACATTGCCGGAATAAAGAGCCGCTACGGAGGGATACAGGGAACGGGGATACTGAAGATATTCGACATGACTGTGGCCTTCACAGGCCTCAGCGAGAGGGAGGCCGAAAGGCAGGGCCTCCGGTACGACAAGGTGCTTACCTACCATCACCCGCATGCCGGCTACTATCCCGGAGGCCGGGAAATGGCGATGAAGGTCGTATTCGAGGTGCCGACAGGGAAGATCCTGGGAGTTCAGATAGTGGGGTACACGGGGGTCGACAAGAGGTGTGACGTGCTTGCCGCTTCCATACGTATGGGGGCGACCGCACATGACCTGACAGAGCTTGAACTGGCATACTCTCCGCCGTTCGGAACTCCGAGGGATCCGGTCAACATGACAGGCTTCGTCATTGAAAACATACTTGAGGGGAAGGTCGAAAAGGCCGAGTGGAGTTCCGTGGAAGGTATGCCGGAAGAAGGCGCTCTCTTTATAGATGTCAGGAGCGGCGACGATATCTCCGTATCAACGATAAGGATCGAGGGATTCGAAAGGATACCGCTTGAGGAACTTCGGAGCAGGCTCAGCGGCCTCGACAGGGAGAAACCCGTATTTGTCCACTGCCGTAACGGAAAAGAGGGATACTTCGCTTCCTGCATAATGAAGCAGGAGGGCTTCGACGTATCAAACCTTGACGGAGGGTGCCTCTTCAGGGACTGTTCCCTCTGCGGGTGCGGAACAGAAGCGGAGTGA